Proteins co-encoded in one Anopheles moucheti chromosome X, idAnoMoucSN_F20_07, whole genome shotgun sequence genomic window:
- the LOC128306962 gene encoding uncharacterized protein LOC128306962: MENFERILVDVDCSRYEEDAFSLLDKSRDVNIVRDLRSSTVSAFDQTSFPQLNISSRTQLKQQLFREQIKNSESGPRSMVTSPGPPVLSVRLPLENIDIELPKKVLQVETKLENPTRYHVIQKQKTQVREYVTAALKLTKQNLVRESCRHTRLMILGRLYDSFISTKPSQQSGGGQAPSVGGATGTTGPGIPPPNGGLNGQGKVMSASGTSTVSSMSTGTPSATPTMEQQQEWRLEMKLSCRFGNKLYKTFVDEFDYVRDLLGLIRFEIPKWVFVVSEFEDEISSYECNRAARAAQQAAVAAVATDQEFVVRPPLTGEKGSKHEKFIEPEVRDRIKKDNHNCSRYSRWGIVRPLSNYLVKFSPDCNVFARQLFGRTLNDDHNGY; the protein is encoded by the exons ATGGAAAACTTCGAACGCATACTGGTCGATGTTGACTGCAGCCGGTACGAGGAAGATGCGTTTTCGTTGCTGGACAAATCGCGCGATGTCAACATTGTGCGCGATCTTCGTTCGTCCACCGTGTCGGCATTCGATCA GACGAGCTTTCCCCAGCTGAACATCTCGTCTCGCACGCAGCTCAAGCAGCAACTGTTTCGCGAACAGATCAAAAACAGTGAGTCGGGACCACGGTCCATGGTGACCTCGCCGGGGCCCCCGGTGCTTTCCGTGCGGCTACCGCTGGAAAACATTGACATCGAGCTGCCGAAGAAGGTGCTGCAGGTGGAGACGAAGCTCGAGAACCCAACGCGCTACCACGTGATCCAGAAGCAGAAGACGCAGGTGCGCGAGTACGTGACGGCGGCACTAAAGCTGACGAAGCAGAACCTTGTGCGGGAGTCATGTCGCCATACACGGCTCATGATACTCGGTCGGCTGTATGATTCGTTTATCAGCACGAAACCGTCGCAGCAGTCGGGAGGTGGACAGGCGCCTTCTGTGGGAGGTGCCACCGGGACCACCGGACCCGGTATTCCACCGCCCAACGGCGGACTGAATGGGCAGGGCAAGGTGATGAGTGCCTCCGGCACGTCCACCGTGTCCTCAATGTCGACCGGTACACCATCCGCAACGCCCACcatggagcagcagcaggagtgGCGCCTGGAGATGAAGCTATCCTGCCGCTTCGGCAACAAACTCTACAAAACGTTCGTGGACGAGTTCGACTACGTCCGCGATCTGCTCGGGCTGATCCGGTTCGAGATACCGAAGTGGGTGTTTGTGGTGTCCGAGTTCGAGGACGAGATCTCGTCGTACGAGTGTAACCGGGCGGCCCGGGCCGCACAACAGGCGGCCGTCGCTGCTGTAGCCACCGATCAGGAATTCGTCGTACGGCCCCCACTGACCGGGGAGAAGGGTTCGAAGCACGAGAAGTTTATCGAACCGGAGGTGCGTGACCGGATCAAGAAGGACAATCACAACTGCAGTAGGTATTCGCGGTGGGGCATTGTGCGCCCATTATCGAACTACTTGGTGAAGTTTTCACCGGATTGTAACGTATTTGCGAGGCAACTATTTGGACGCACACTTAATGATGATCACAACGGTTACTAG